The stretch of DNA GTACCTGGAACGCCTGTTTGGGCTCACTAACTGGATGCCAGCGATCCTTGCCCAAACAGCTGAATCCTGTATTTCCATCTCATCCCTGAGCCACAGGCTAAGGAGTACAGCCTGGCACCATCTGACAAGGAAACTTGCCAAACACAATTTCAGACAGCTACAATTTTGTCAATTTTGGAACAGTGAGTTCTCCTGTCTACCCCTAACAGCTCTGCAAGCCtgtgttcagcagcagctttccagctagAGCAGCTGGCTGGTTTCTGTAACATCCCCAAGCAACACCCACACGTGTCTCTGTTTCAGGACTTCACTCAGGACTCCCCAGGCCCTCCACTGGCACGAGGGTGCTTTCCCGTGCTGCCAGTTCCCCTTCCTCCACCCTGCTTCCTCTTCATTTGGGCCTGGGACTCTGCTTTAAGTGTCTCAATCCAGAAGGCATCAAAAGAGCCTGGAGCCTGATATCCAGGCTCCCGGGGATCGGGGGCATCTTTGCTCAGCAAGACACATATGGCAGGAATGTTTCTCTTCACTGTCAAGGCATCGAGGCCTGCCTCAGGCACAATGGGCTCCCAGATCTCCTCGATCTGTTTAAAAAGCACTTTGGTGATCTGGTGAAGTTCTTTGAGCCTTCTTTTCATGATTTCCACACATGTGATGGTCTTGCTAACAGCCTTGCCTGACCCAGTGAAAAGTATCTGCCTCACTGAGTCCAGTTCNNNNNNNNNNNNNNNNNNNNNNNNNNNNNNNNNNNNNNNNNNNNNNNNNNNNNNNNNNNNNNNNNNNNNNNNNNNNNNNNNNNNNNNNNNNNNNNNNNNNGATGAGTTGGGCTGAAGAGCTCTCCGATCCTGCCTCTGCCGGTGGGCCAGGGGCATCGGGGATGGAGAGGGGACACGGGCTAGGGATATGGAGGGAGTCGCGCTGTCCCCTCGGAGGACAAGGTGCTGGGGATAAGCCAGGGGAAGGCAGCTCTCCTCCTCGAGCTTATCCAGAACAGCAGCTGGTTGAACATTCTACTGCTTATTAAGAGGTGCTCAAAACTCTGTTTCTAGCAAGCTTACTGAAGGTAAAAAGCTTTTCCAACTCCAAGTCAATTGTTAGAAATCCTAGGTATCTCCCCCCAAAGTGCTTAAACTGCTTTAAAACTGCAGCAAGAATATCCTGGACAAGGTGAAAAAATAAGAGTGGTATAAATGAGTAATTCAAAGAACTGCAGATACAAGGGTGTCATCATTACATCCACTAACAAATGGTTCCTTCTTCCGGCTAGTCAAGACTGTCATGAACATTCACACTACCTGTTGCTGTATCTGGATTTGAGAGAGTCGCTGTAGTTTGGCTGCATGGTCAGGAGCcgctgaaagcacagaaatccatttttatttcacataatGTAGGATTagtcatcaaaaaaaaaaacaaaaccaaaaccattaCTTCTCCAAGGGCAAATCACAGCAAAATTCTGCTCAATGAATTCAAGTGCTTACaccacaaacacattttttacacaattaaaaaaaaccaacaaacaaaaaagcccacaTAGCTACACTGTACGTTAAATAGGAAGTTTGTCTGCTAACTACTTGAGTTAAGGTGAGTTAACAGATGCTTGCACTGAGGGAGCGAACAATTAGATGAATGTTGAAGTAAACAGTAAGAGAAGTATCTCCACCTACACAAGGAACAGTGATGTTCTGAATATAAGACAGCTCACAAGCAGAACCCAGGAGAGGCACCAGAGCCTGGGGACTGCGCACAGTGCTCAGCCATAGTTTCGTACCCTCTCAGCCAAGCTGTTGCCTATAACCTCTTTACTAAACTACACCGTCACCTCCCTGACCCCTTGGCGCAGGGGCCACATTCCCACTCCAGGCGTGCTGCGTAACAGCTAAGACATTCAGCAGTGCTCTGTCAGACACTGCACACTTTCTAGCAGAGATCAGACATGGAACGTAAGAGCAGTGTGAGGGAGGAGCAGACATACCACTGTGTTTGTACCTACTCTACTCACACTAAGTTGTGTGCTTAGCTGTTCTCTCCTCAAGTCTGAGGCTcgggaaaaaaataaacagcacaggCAACAGCCTGGCATTTATAGCTCAGACACCTGGAGAAGAATAGGCATACCTTGGATACTGGCACTGTCTAAGACGGGCTCAAGGTTCTTCACCTGCTCCAGGAGGGCTACTCGGGAAGGAAGAGCCTGCTCCTCTGATCAGGGAGAGATAAGAAGGAATATTAGGAAATACAAGACAGTGCTTTGGCTTCTCACAAACACTGGTGAGTTAGCGAGTAtgaatctgttttctgaagcatttaCACCCAACACACCAGAGAACAGCTTGGcaaatatagaaaacaaaacaaaactcacagCCAAAGCTAGAGTAAAGGCATGAAAGTCTCTGACTACAGACTTGGAAGTTCCCAAGTTATAGGAGCTCTTGAACAGGTCAGCTGTAGCCCCCACCTCAAAAAGAGACTTGTCCTACTCCAAGCTGATGACCAGCTGGAACTTACACTTGTATTCCAGCTCCCATTTTCCAGTTATCTACCTATACAAAAAAAGAGCTTGTTTATGATTTCATTCAGCCTTTTGTGATGCTCAAGTTACCACCAATAAGAATGTAGTCATAAGTCAGAAGTATCTCCACCAAAATTCATTCACAAACTATACCAAGACAAGGTTGAACCAAGTTATTTGGAGGTAAAGGTACttaatataaatttaaatttggAGGCTAGCAGGTACTTAATATATATCCAAAATCCTTGGGCTTTTGTTACAGTCCtcagagtattttaaaaaaaaaagggtaaggaaaaCTGTTCAAgctccagtttttcttttcagcctaGCGTTAATTTATGGTTAAATTGATCTATAGTTAGAAGATCAGAAGAGATAAAATGACAGCACGGATATGCGCAGGGGAGCACAATGGGTGACAGATCCTCATACAAATCACATTTTAGGTAGCTCTAAAGAGGTTTGCTTTTCCAGatctttctaaacaaaaaaactcacCGCAATCCAGCTTATGCAAAAGCTTCTGCAATgctaaaaatctgtttcctctCATTTTAAGCCATACCTGCCAAGATGAACTGCAGCTTCATAGTGTCTGGAACAGCCATTCTGTCGATGTACTGCGGGTCTAGGTATTTTATTACATCTTCaactaaagcaaaaaatagGTTTGAAGATATAAAGTAAGAAAGATGTTATCACTTTTACAAGTGGAATTCCCCACTGCACTACAACACACACGTTTGCTTTGTAAACACTGTACATTTGgggttatttttattcagattcACAAATTTTTGCAGCACTTGAAAAGAGGTGACTTTGGAAAGCTGTGACCAAGAACTTATAAATGACTCAAGCCAAATAACTGCTTTGTTACAGACATCTCCAtcacttgctttttctttggctAACAGTAACAATTAAATCTGCTTCTTCCTGCCCTCGATACAAAACCAGAGAACTCCCCCTCACTCTGGTCCctaaaattatttacaaatatactCTTACAGTGTTTTCACACCTAACACTCATCACAGCCTTGGACCACAGCAGCCCTCCTAGTGCTGCTCCCATGGTGCCAGGCCATGATTCTTGGCCATGAGGAAGTGCTGTGGGACAAACCAGAGCCCTCTGCTCACAGCTGATCTCCCTGGCTTAGAGAAGGGatcagcagtgctgggatggcATCTCTACTGCTCCTACCACACACAAAAGGGAGAGATGGTCTGGTGAGTGTGGTTGCTCTCAACCCACAAGAAGCCTTTTCAGGAGCTCAAGCCCTAGAAGCCCTCCAGACATGTGTTTTGGGCACGGCTATGTAAAGCAAAGAGCAGGTTGGAGCAGCTTGTTCCCcacttccagcagctcagtggaAGAATCACATTACATGCCAGATTCAAGTGACACACTGCAAGTTTAAATCCAAATCAGGCTTTCAAGTTTGGGGCACGTGTGAACTAGATAacaaaaaatttatttcataaaataagtTAGTGATCTATGAAAGACCATTATAATTTTGGTGGTGTTAGAATCCCCACATCCaaaaattaatcacagaattattaaggttgaaaagaccattaaggtcatctagttcaactgtcaATCCATCACCAGCACACCTACTAACCCACATCCCTCActaccacatctccacattgCCACATCTCTCTTGAACAACttcaggaacagtgactccaccatttccctgggcagcccattcctagaccttaccactctttcagagaagtttttcctaacatctaacctgaactttcccagcacaacttgaggccattatctctcatcctattgctggttacctgggagaagataCTGATCCCTATCTTGCTGGAACCTCCTTTTAAGGAGttgcagagagtgataaggtttCCTCTGAAGCTTCTAttctctagactaaacaatcccagctctctctggTGATCCTCATAAGACTTGCATTCCAGaaccttcacagcttcactggccttctctggacaagctccagtgcctcagtgtctttcctgtagcgaggggcccaaaaatgaacacagtactcaaggtgtggcctcaccagcactgagTACAGTGGAACAATCACTTCCCCAGTTCTGCTGAATACACTATTTTTGATACAAgggaggatgctgctggccttcttggccacctgggcacactgctggttcatgttcagccagctgtcaactATTATCCACAGATCCTTTTCCaccaggcagctttccagccactctccCTCAAAGCCTGTGGTGCTGCATGGGGCTGTCCTGaacaaagtgcaggacccagcacttggacttcttgaacttcatcccactggcctcagcccagtaATCCAGCCGGTGCAGATCCCTCTGCAAAGCCGTCCTATACTCAACACAGATCAACAATCCCTCCCATcttggtgccatctgcaaacttacagaGTGTACACTCAATCCTCTCCTCCAGATCATCAATACAGATATTAAGCAGACCAGCCCCAGTCtcgacccctggggaacaccattcACGACCGCTCATCAGCtaaatttaactccattcaccaccattttctgggcccagccatccagccagaTTTTTACCCAGAAAAGGGCACATCTCTtcaagccacaggctgccagatTCTCCAGTAGAATACTGTGTGAGACactgtcaaaggctttgctaaagTCTGGGTAGACTACACCCatagcctttccctcatctaccagGCAGGTTacctggtcatagaaggagatcaggttagTCAAGTATGTCCAGCCTTTCATGAACTGATGTTGGCTAGGCCTGATGTCCTGGTTATCCTGCACATGCTGTGTAATCACACTcaaagacaatctgctccataacaGTCCTCTATACTGAGGCCAGTCTGACAGGCAGTTTCCCAGATGCTCCTTCTGATATTTCACGTAGATGGGTGCCACAAGTCTCCAGTGCTGTACAGatccaaggacatttcagtttctcatacTGTCTTGCTTGTCAGGGGGGCTCACAGGACACAAGTTGttgggagggaacagaaccaGAACAACTGACCTTTTTATTATCAGCTTTGAGTTCTAGAGAACTGAAACACTACTTAACATAGAAAGCCACCCCACCACCTTTCCCTCCTAGCCTATCTCTTCTAAAGAACTTATAGCcctccattgcagcactccagttgCAAGAGCGAACATATCACGCTTCAGTGATAGTGACTATATCATAGTTCTTCTGCTGCACAATGGCTTCTAGCTCCTGCTTCttgcccatgctgcatgcattgatgtagatgcacttcagctgaggtATTGCCCTCAGTCCTAGATTTGAAATGCTGCCCCTAGGCTTGTTTCTAGTGAGCCTGGTTTTGTCCCTTCACCCCTTcaaacctagtttaaagccatctcAATGAACTCCACCAACTGCTGGGCTAGAATACACCTTTGAGATAGGTGGATCTCATCTGTCACCAGCAGGCGTAGTGCTGAATAAACTGccccatgaaaaaaaaaaaaatccaccaacaGAACCAGTCTCAGAGCCACATGTTAATCAGGTGAGTTTTCCTGTTCCTCTTGGTATTTTGCCCTATTACTGAAGGAATTGAGGAAAACACCACCTGAGTTCCCACCCCTTCAACTAACCATCCCAATGCCCTGAAGATGAGCAAACAGACACCCCACTCACTTCCTTGCATCTAGGCAAAACGTAACAAACCAGAACCCCAAAGGAGCCAGCTGAGCACCAAGGAGGGAATGTGGGCTCACAACATGCACCAACCACCCTTGCCACTGCCACCTTCCTGCACTGAACCCAGCATGGCAGCCCACTCACTTTTCTTAAACAGGATCTTGATTCTCTCCCTCTTGCCGGCGATGTTGCTCAGCGCCACCTGCACCTTGACGAGCTCATCGGCCACCTGCGGAGGGAACGGACCTGTCAGTCGCCAGCGGGCCGCGAGGCCCAGGGATGGGAGTGGGCTGGAGAGGGGCATCTGGGGGAAAATCCCCAACGGGCGGCTGGAGGGGGTGAGAACGGAACCCCGACCTTTGGCGGCTCACAGGCGCCGACACCCATGcgctgctccagctcctccagccgccactgcagctgctgcaaagccGCCATCTCTGCCGCCATCTTGCCGCCTCGCCGGAAGCTGCTCAGCTTCACTTCCGGCCCGCCCCGTCTGAGTTACGCCCCGTTGCCATGGCGGCGCGTTGCTAGGGGAGGCCGTTTCCGTGGCGACGGACATCGCCGGGCGGGCTGAGCTCGCGGGAGGGAGGGCTGCGGGCCTGCGCCGAGTCCCCCGGAGGCGACGGTGCGGTCGATGCTGATTTGCACTGCAGAGAGAGGTGTGCAGGCTTCGCGGCATCCGGGCGGTCGATGGATGCTTCATTCCGGCGCGGTCTTTCAGGCGAGAGGCACTCGGGTGTGTTAAAAGCAACAGAGCAATGGCGGGACCGCAGGATGCAGAGCCTTTGAAATCCAGGAGCTGCCTCGGGCTTTCCCCTAGGCCCTGGGCTGCCCGCATTCACCTTCCTCCCATCGACCACTGCGGTGAGGGGCTGATGAAGGCagcagctgtccccagccccacctgcACTCACAGCCATAGGAACCCTTTGAAGGGCCGAGATGGATCCATGGCAGCAGAGCCACCACAGCCAGAGGATTCCCAGGCTGCAGAGGGAGAGGTTTGGGAGACCCCAGAACATCTCTGTCCCTCTCATGCTAAAAGCAGGGGGCTGGTTTTACACCTGGGACACCTGGGGTGGTTAATGCCAGGCCTGGCCTTTAGGTCAAAGCCATCTGCTAATAGGAAGTACTTCATCAACACTGATGGCAGCACCAGTGATGGCTGCAGTTTGAGAGCAAAGCTATGGCCTGAAAAAGCTTCGTCCTTCTACAcggctgctctgaaagcagtgcctcctattttactctGTTGGCCTGCAATATCATAGGCTGATGTTGATGGTATGACAGtggaggctgaaccttcccaacaatatcctgttacattttgttgccatgtggcagatggcagcagaggcagaagtcGGACAAAATGttgtctgacatgggagtgtgtatgaagaaaagatacgtcactgaattccttcctGCAGAAACAATTGAGCCCACTGACACtcatcagcacttgctgaacatttatggagaccaagcagtggatgtgaggcGGTGggtgttgcatttcagcagtggtgacagtggcagTGTGTCACCTCTACACATACAAACTGTTACGAGTGCAGaatgcagactcttgttcattgctggtgaagatgcatagctaatagtggtggCTGTTTTgaaaaaactgtgttttgtagctgagaatttgcactatcacacagcattattgtgctcttagTATCTGTTGTAACTTccttagaaataaatagaaggtaTTGGTTTTGGAGAAATATACATAGATGTGTTTCTGCAGGGAGCTTTATAGGGCCGCCAGGAAGGAGCTATAGGATGGCTCAGGGATCCAGCAACATTTGCAGCCCCTAAAACCTCCCTGCAGAAGCTGAGCAAAGTGCTTGGGTGGGGAGAGCAGGCTGAGACCCAGTGCACTGCCTTTCTTCCCAAGGATCGATAGCTGGGCTGTGGAACAAGCATATTCAGAGGGGAAGAGCTGCACTTTGTTCCACAAAGGCAACAATTAGAAACTGCCTTGTTAGCAGAAgtggctgggggctgcagcagaggctggaggCTGTGAACACCATGCTGGCCTGCATTCAGAGAGGAACAGCTCTACTGCAGCCTGTGCCCAGCAGGATGGATAATGCCCATGAATGCCCAAACCCCTGCGCTAGATGGTTGCAGATAACCCACCCCAAAAATATGAGAAATTCAGGCTGTGGCTCAGGCACTGAGGTTTTGGGGTCAGAGGACAAGTCTGAAGCCACTGGCTGCCCACAGTCTTGCATGGTGCATGGTGAATCTCCCCCATTCCAACTCTTGGAGGCTGCCAGGAGGGCTCtttccccattcccatccctctccccatctccatccccattcCTGTGTTGGCACAGTGGTGCCATGGCCACCTGCCTCCATCTTGCTGCTGAAGCTGGATCCAGTgctccttctgctttgctggattGCCCCTGCACCcctccaccccctccctccTGCTCAATTATGTTCCCTGTGGGATGCGGAAAGTGGCATCGATCAGGGCTGGTTACTCAGGTGACAGCAGCTGTGTCCCCGAGCCCCCCAGGGAGCATGACATTGCTCATCACCCCCTGAGCTGCGTAACAAGGGAGGATGCTGGCCCACCTGTACCCTCCTGGCCCCCTGGGGCCTTGGCGCTCGATGCGCTATGgccagtgctgctcagcagtgacCAGGGACACAAGACCCCAATTAAGGACGCATTGATCGTACTCCAGCCCCGCTTGGCAAGCTGTGCTGGGGTTGCAGGAGTTCTGTCAGGGCTGAGCTGTCTCACACCCTTGCAGTGCTGGCACCCAAACCCCAGCGCCCAGCACAAACTCCCTGGGTGCCCCTTGCACCCTGTGGCACATGCTGGCACATGGACACAGACATACGGACACATCCACTCATGCACTCATGACACTCGCACCTTCATACCCAGCGACTGGACTCGATGATCATTAcgagtcccttccaactcagaatattctatgattctgtgcagCCCGTCTGGCCACACTCATCCCGGGGGCAGCACTACCGCAGCCTGTTGGCTTCCTTGCACGGCCTCCGTGTCACCCACCCATGTCCTCCCCACAAGCCCTGCGCCCACCCCGCCCCCCGCTGCAGCACCATGGCCAGCGCCAGAGGCAGCCGGGCCCGTCCCACGGGGCCTGGGCGGTATCACAAGGACAAGCGTTTCCTCAGAGGATGATCTCACTGTCATCTTCGATGCAGGAGGTGCTATCCCCGTGGGCACCAAGGACATAGACTCACGGGTTCTAGGGGATTTGTTcccatgggtgctgctgggggctccTTATTAGAACCCTTGTGTCTGAGAGTTGGTGTCCCTGTGGGTGTTGGAGGCTTGTGCTCAGAACTGCCATCCAAGGGGGTGTCTTTGTACACACTTTCCCCTATGCACCCCATAACATACATGCTTGTGACCACCTATGCATGGACCTGTGCCTCCAGGCTGGCAGAGCAGTCCTGTCACCTCAGGGTGCAACCCTGCAGCAACTACCCAAGCAGCTTCCAACCATACCTGCACATGGCACAGGGATCTCCCGTCCATGGTTAGGCTGTGTGAGGCCTCGCAGCCTCCAGCCAGGCTGCATTTGGTGCCATCCTACTCTGCGCATGAGGAGGCATCAAGTTGTACTCCAGAACCCAAGGAGCAAGAACAGCCCAGGGGTGGAGGCAACAGCAACATGGGCTGCAAAGTCTCGGCCATCACAGCAGCCACCCCAAGGTAACTCAGGTGTACTGGACCCTgagctgtccccatcccaaccGCCGACGCTTGTGGTAACGCCAGTGTCACCCCTGGCTCCAGCTTGGTTCAGTTCAGTTCCTTTAATAGACACACAGCCACGCTGCCGTGAGGGTGGCACAGGCAGCACCTAACCCCCACTGAGGTAGAGGCGAGCATTGCCTCGTGCTCATCTGCTTTGGCTCCCAAGGGTGTGGGGGGGTGCAGGAGACACTCCCTTGCCCCCTGCCCCGACGAGGTAGTTCAGGGCCCCCCATCTCCCTTCCCCCAGATGGGGACCCCAGCATCTGTGCCTTTGGTGGGAGGCACTGCTGAGCCgccctgctctgcccccagcAAGCCCCTCCCAGTGCATTACTCCCACCCTCTGGCATTAAGTCCTACCCACAACCCCACCCAAATAGGCCCCACCCCCATTCTCAGCTCGCCCCCCCCCCACCAGTCCCACCAATATCCCCAATGTGTGCCTCCCAAcgcaacccccccccccaagctgGGGGCTTGAGGTGTCCCCAGCGCTGGGTGCCACTGCCCTCGGGTGACCCCGGGGGTGTCACAGGGTGGAGCAGTGTGGGGGGAGTGAGGGGGAGGGCCGCAGCAATTACTCTGAGTGTGCATGGGGGGTGTGTGGTGTGTATGGGGAATGTAAAGGGGACACAGCGTGCACCCAGGGGGTGAACAGGGGTAGCATAGGGGGTGTATTGGATATGTTGTGTGTGGGAGATGCAGGGTGTGTACTGCCAGCATGTGTAAGGAGCATGGTGTGCAAAAAGATGTGTATAAGGAATGTGGTGCGTCTGACAGCATTGCAAAGTGGAGGGGACAGTATACGCACCGAGGTGTGCATAGGGGCTGCAGTGTGTGCACTGAGGTGTGTAGGGCCTGCAGTGAGTGCATCGAGGTCACTACAGAGGATGCAGAGTGTGCACTGAGGTGTGTACAGGGGATGCAAAATGAGCATCAAGTTGTACGGTCTATAGCAGCTGAGGTATGTGTAGGGCCTGCAGTGAGTGTATTGAGGTAAGTATGGGGAATGCAGTGACTGCAACAAGGGGATGCAGTCTGCAGGGCACTGGGGTTCCAGGCCAACAGGAGCTGCATGGTGGTCACAGGAGGTGCATGTTTTGGGGGTCCACATGGGTGAGGGGTA from Numida meleagris isolate 19003 breed g44 Domestic line chromosome Z, NumMel1.0, whole genome shotgun sequence encodes:
- the RPP25L gene encoding ribonuclease P protein subunit p25-like protein (The sequence of the model RefSeq protein was modified relative to this genomic sequence to represent the inferred CDS: added 195 bases not found in genome assembly), translated to MSPNYKYSWVPFPSQHSRMENYKKTKIVEKPCPLPFTDLPPDIIEMKVKDGSKIRNLMGYAIGKMELDSVRQILFTGSGKAVSKTITCVEIMKRRLKELHQITKVLFKQIEEIWEPIVPEAGLDALTVKRNIPAICVLLSKDAPDPREPGYQAPGSFDAFWIETLKAESQAQMKRKQGGGRGTGSTGKHPRASGGPGES
- the DCTN3 gene encoding dynactin subunit 3 (The sequence of the model RefSeq protein was modified relative to this genomic sequence to represent the inferred CDS: added 150 bases not found in genome assembly), translated to MAAEMAALQQLQWRLEELEQRMGVGACEPPKVADELVKVQVALSNIAGKRERIKILFKKIEDVIKYLDPQYIDRMAVPDTMKLQFILAEEQALPSRVALLEQVKNLEPVLDSASIQAAPDHAAKLQRLSQIQIQQQEQCEQFTDEVKMLLENYNKTTLLLSKQFVQWNEILTQLEAATELKPTAE